A single window of Vibrio gazogenes DNA harbors:
- a CDS encoding S41 family peptidase, giving the protein MKRLIKGYAITAIFILSGCHHENYGFSAQGIWVSEHDGSALKIMDNSVTYYEFTSGYCVLTNQETFSQKTFEKYYQQVGSQLVSFIYPGLNVYPTDYAIKYVKNTELPNSCIKNISVVNEMDNDPIKNLNIFLQTFDEYYYNLDTLIVDWSAVKQWARSQISEHSTRDELFEIMSQVIAPLQNGHVYVFDQDKLARFRHRDRPILLDRLRQEYINDHGLVTPFSESENTAIQQYIDDNEVLIQSMITNQLNLSGSLGEHIIWGKGKSDNIGYLYIDGWSDFVAGNDHAETLAVFRQTMNQVMDDFALTDGMVIDLRFNGGGYAYLARALAEYFVDHQTLGYIKSARDGAGFEPEHDIYLEPQFPSYRKPVAVLISHTTASAAELSALMLSASDQVILIGERTQGMLSGSLGKTLPNGFRFGISNIKTLSADRVNYDQVGIPPAITTSFFTKNDRTNGIDKGLEAAFNWIESR; this is encoded by the coding sequence ATGAAACGATTAATAAAAGGATATGCGATCACGGCTATATTTATTTTAAGTGGCTGTCATCATGAGAATTATGGTTTCTCGGCACAAGGTATATGGGTCTCTGAACATGATGGTTCGGCGTTGAAAATTATGGATAATTCGGTGACATATTATGAATTTACTTCTGGTTACTGTGTATTAACAAATCAAGAAACATTCAGTCAGAAAACGTTTGAAAAATATTATCAGCAGGTCGGTAGTCAATTAGTCAGTTTTATTTATCCGGGATTAAATGTTTATCCGACCGACTACGCGATTAAATATGTGAAAAATACTGAGTTACCGAATAGCTGTATCAAGAATATCAGTGTCGTCAATGAGATGGATAATGATCCGATTAAAAACCTGAATATTTTTTTACAGACTTTCGATGAATATTATTACAATTTAGATACTTTGATTGTTGATTGGAGTGCAGTTAAACAATGGGCCCGCAGTCAGATTTCTGAACATTCAACGCGAGATGAACTGTTCGAGATTATGTCACAAGTCATTGCCCCATTACAAAACGGGCATGTCTATGTATTCGATCAGGATAAACTGGCTCGTTTCAGACATCGAGACCGACCGATTCTATTGGATCGGTTACGACAAGAATATATCAATGATCATGGCCTGGTTACTCCTTTTTCCGAATCTGAGAATACGGCAATTCAACAGTATATTGATGATAACGAGGTGCTCATTCAGTCTATGATTACCAATCAACTGAATCTGTCGGGGAGTCTAGGTGAGCATATTATCTGGGGAAAAGGAAAGAGTGATAATATTGGTTACCTGTATATTGATGGATGGAGTGACTTTGTCGCGGGTAATGATCATGCCGAAACTTTAGCAGTGTTCAGACAAACAATGAACCAAGTGATGGATGATTTTGCATTAACCGATGGAATGGTGATTGATCTGCGCTTTAACGGTGGCGGTTATGCATATCTTGCGAGAGCCTTAGCCGAATATTTTGTTGACCATCAAACCTTAGGCTATATTAAGAGCGCCCGTGACGGGGCTGGATTCGAGCCCGAGCATGACATTTATCTTGAGCCACAATTCCCGAGTTATCGAAAGCCGGTTGCTGTTCTGATTAGTCATACGACAGCATCCGCTGCTGAGTTATCGGCACTGATGCTCAGTGCCTCGGATCAAGTCATTTTGATTGGTGAAAGAACGCAGGGGATGTTATCGGGCAGCTTAGGTAAAACGCTCCCTAACGGGTTTCGCTTTGGTATATCGAACATAAAGACCTTATCAGCCGATCGGGTGAACTATGATCAGGTTGGGATTCCCCCGGCGATCACCACTTCATTTTTTACGAAAAATGATCGCACCAATGGCATCGATAAAGGGCTTGAAGCTGCTTTTAACTGGATTGAATCTCGTTAA
- a CDS encoding DUF6653 family protein yields MTLERKLAALFHLDGKGWDRHANPWSVWTRYSVLPLFIFAGLLREWSVWLSILAVVMAVVWMFLNPILFPKPVSLKSWATQSVLGEQIYLNRDKESLPEHHQLPLFVILHLTSTVGLILAVWGVYQYDIQLCILSTLITYLAKSWFLDRMVWLYCDYRREHPADE; encoded by the coding sequence ATGACTCTTGAACGTAAATTAGCGGCACTATTTCATTTAGATGGCAAGGGGTGGGACAGACATGCCAATCCGTGGAGTGTCTGGACCCGATATAGCGTTTTACCACTCTTTATCTTTGCCGGGTTATTGAGAGAGTGGAGTGTTTGGTTGAGTATTTTGGCTGTGGTCATGGCGGTTGTGTGGATGTTTTTAAATCCGATCTTATTTCCGAAACCCGTCTCGTTAAAAAGCTGGGCAACGCAGTCGGTACTTGGAGAACAAATTTATTTAAACCGGGATAAAGAATCATTGCCTGAGCATCATCAGCTACCCTTATTTGTGATACTCCATTTGACATCAACTGTGGGGCTCATATTAGCGGTGTGGGGTGTTTATCAGTACGATATACAGCTCTGTATTTTATCGACCCTGATCACCTATCTGGCCAAAAGCTGGTTTTTAGATCGTATGGTCTGGTTATATTGTGACTATCGTCGTGAGCATCCAGCGGACGAATAA